The DNA sequence GTCCCGGTGGGGGTGCCCACGCTGAACCCGACCGACGAGAGCTACCTGCTGCTGGAGTGGCTGGCGCCGGCCGGCGCCACCGTCGGCGTGGGGGAGCCGATCGCGGCGGTCGAGACGGCCAAGGCGATCGAGGAGCTGACCGCGACGCACGCCGGCGTGCTGCGGCACGACGTCGCCGCCGGGGCGGACTGCGTCCCGGGGGCCACCATCGGCCGCATCCTGCCCGCCGACGCCGCGCCGGCCCCGACGTCGCCGCCCCCGCAACCGCCGTCGCCGCCTTCGGAACCGCCGTCGGGCCCGGTCACCGTCCCGGCGGCTGCGGACCGGCCTCCGGTGGCGTCGCCGGTCGGACGGCCCCTGCCACCGGCGCAACGCCGCGTCGCCGAGGTGGTGGCGACCTCGCACCGGGAGATCCCGGCCGCGTTCACCGTGGTGCGCGTCGACGTGACGGCCGCCCTCGGGTACGCCCGCCGGGCCGCCGACGAGACCGGCGCCGATGTCGGCCTCACCGAGGTCGTCATCGCCGCCGTGGCCGCGCTGCACGACCGGTTCCCCGACCTGCACGCCACGCTCACCGGCGACGGCCGGGTGCGCGACGCGGCGCAGCCGGCGATCGGGCTGACCGTGGACGTCGGCACCGGGCTGTTCCTGCCGGTGATCCGCGACGCCGCCAAGCTGGACCTGGGCGACCTCGCCGACGCCGTGGTCGCGCTGCGCATGAGGGCGCTGCGCAACCGGCTGTCCGAGGAGGACATGGTCGGCATGACCTTCCTGGTCGCGCTCAACGACACCCCGGGCGTGACCCACGCCCGGCCGATCATCCCGCCCGGCGTCACCTGCGCGCTGTCGGTGCCCGACGTGCAGCGCGAGGTCGTGCTCGACGCCGACGGCTCGGTCCGGGAGCGGACCGTCGCGGACCTCGGCCTGGCCTACGACCACCGGCTGGTCAACGGGGCGCGGGCCGGCGCGTACCTGGCCGCGCTCGCCGCCGCCCTGCAACGGTGACCCGGCCGACCGGGCCGCGTACCACGGCACGACGCCCGGCGGTGTGTCGCTCCCTGATCGCCGGCTAGAAGAGCACGCGCCCACCTGCGGCGTGACCCCTGACGGCGGTGGTCCGGAGGTCCCGGCTGACGATCATGCGCTTCAGCCACCGGTCCGTGCCGTCGTACCGGCTGCGGAACGCCTTGCGGCCGTGCACCGCGAGGTAGTTGTCGACGACGAGCAGCGACCCCGGTTCGATCACGACGGGTCGGCTCACCCGGCGCAGCTCGGTCATGAGCGCCTCGACGGCCCGCTGCGCCACCGGATCGTCGTCGACGCACCGCATGAACGGCCGGTCGATTCTCAGGTACGGGTGCAGCTCGGCACCGAACAGCACCGACACCGGCTCGGGCGCCTCCCGCATCGCCGTCGCCCGCCCGAGGGCGGGATGGTCGGGATGCCGCTGCCGGAGCTGGCGAACGTGCTCGTCGTCGGGCCGGATCAGGAACCGCGGCCGGGACAGCACGGCCCGGTCCTCGTCGCTGAGTCGCACGTCGCGGACCGACGCGAGGTAGGTGGGGACGGCGTCATGGTTGCGCATGCCGAACAGCAGGAGGTAGTCGCAGCGGGCGGGATGGAAGCCGTCCTCGGTGTGGAACTCCAGGAAGACGTCGCTGCTGTGACCGCTCTGCCGCTGCTCCTCCCCGCGGATCGGCAGGATGTTCTGGATCATCGCGCCGGTCTGCAGCGTGGACCACGTGAACGGGTCGCCGAGGGCGAGTCCGCACAGCGCCATGAAGATCTCCTGCCGGCTGCCCGTGCGGCTCGCCAGGGCGCTCTCCCAGTGATCCGGTGTCGCATCCACCTCCTCGTCCGGGGTGGGAAACCCCTGGACGAGACACCCGGCTGCCGGTTCGTCGCGGCGGAAGCGCTCCAGGAAGACGCGTAGACCGGTGGGCAGACGCAGGTAGGCGTCCCAGTGCCGGTCGTAGAACGCGGGATCGGTCGGCGGCTCGACGAGCCCGTCGAGTTCGTCGATGACGGACCGGACGACCGCCACGTCGCGCGGGCTCAGCGTGTAACGCATGATGGTCGTGTCGAGCGGCATGCCTGTCATCTGCTTCCCCGAGTGGTCGGCACCGGCGCTCGGCAGCCCGCGGTCCCGCCGGCGCGCACCGGGGTCATCGCCACACCGTCCGGGGCGGGCCGTCGAAACGGTGTCCGCGCAGCAGCTCGCGCACCGGTGCCTGAAGTGGGTTGTTGGTGTAGAGGCCGCCGCCCAGGTCGAGGCGACTGCCGCCGTGCGGGTCGCAGAACCGCCCGCCCGCCTCGCTGACCAGCAGGGTCCGTGGCGCCACGTCCCAGACCTGCCCGCCGTCGTCCAGGACGATGTCCACCGAGCCCTCGAGCAGCGCGCCCACGATGGAAACGGGGTCCTCCACCCAGGTCGCCCGACCCGAGAGTGCGACGCGTGCGCCGCTGTCCACGGAGATGAAACCCCCGGCGCGGGCGTGCCGCAGGTGTGACCGGGCCGAAACCCGCAACGGCGTCCCGGTGGCCATCGGGGTGGCGGAGTCGCTCCGGTATGCGCCTCCGCCACGCACGGCCCACCAGCGGAGGCGGTCGCACGGTCTGGTGATGACGGCGACCCGCACCTCGCCCGCCACCTCGAGTGCCACGTGCGTGCCCCAGGCCCGCCCGCCGGCCAGGAAGGACTCGGTGCCGTCGATCGGATCGATGATCCAGCGGCGCTCCGCCGCACCGTGGCCACCGCTCTCCTCGGTCAGCACCGCGTCGTCCGGACGTTCGTCGCCCAGCTTCCTCAGCACGGCCGCCTCGGTGGCGATGTCCGCGGCGCTGACGGGTGTCCCGTCGTGCTTGCTGTGGTGCGGGACCTGCCGCCGGTGGAAGGGCAACGACGTCTCGTCCGCGAGGTCCGCGAGGCGGTGCGCCAGGAGGAGGTCGTCGTGAAGTGGTGTCTCCATGATTCGTCCTCCCGGTCAGGCGCCGGAGCGTCGCAGCCGCTCCAGGGCTTCCTCCCGGAAGCCGGCCGCGACGGCGTCACCCCCGGGGTCGAGCGAGGCCTTCTTCGCGTTGAACGCCCGGACCCACAGCCCGGCCGCCCAGCACACCTCCCGGTCGTCACGGCTCCAGCTCAGACCGCGCGCCCGCTCGTACGCGTCGACGAATGCCGCCGTCTGCCGCACGGTCGGGGCCCCCGGCACACCGCCCACCACCGCGAAGACGCCGGCAGCCGCGCCGGCGACGGCCGCCTCCGGAAGGCTCACGACGCTGTCCCAGTCGTGCACCACGTGCAGCCGACCGCCGTTCCACAGCACGTTCTGCGCCTCCCAGTCGCCATGGCCGATGACCGGTGGCAGGCGGTACGCCCGCAACCGCTCGCGTACCCGACGGCCGACCTCGTCGAGCCATGCCGGCCCAGGGTGCGCGTTGAGGTCCTCCGGACGGTCGTCGGGGATCGGCCAGGGGCCCTCCTGGCGGTGGTCCCACCAGACCCACGGGGGCGGCGGGTCGAGAGCGGGCAGCGGCCCCATCGACGAGGCCTGGGTCACCAGGCGCGCGAGGCCGGCAGCCGAATCGGTGACGTCGGCGGCCATCCCCGTCTCGGACGGAGCTGGGCGGACCAGTTCCTCGACCGTGACGCACCGGCCGTCCTCCTCCAGCGGTCCGGCCAGGAGGCGGGCACACGGAAAGCCCGCCGACCACAGGTGCCGGTGCACCGCCTCGCACGCCTGAATCCGCGCAGCGGCCTGCCGCACCTTGACCACGACCTCCCGGCCGTCGTCGAGGGTCATCCCGTGGACGGTGGAGAGGTGCGCTACCCGGAACAGTTCCGCACGCGGTCGGGCGCCGGTCATCCGCAGTGTCAATCGGTGCAGTTCCGCCGGCTGAAGCATCATCGATCAAGTCTGACTGAAGCTGGGCGCGGGGGTGGCGGGCAGTGACCGCGTGTCCGCTTCCCCGGACAGGTGGGCCTGGAGGTCGTGCAGCATCCGACGCCACGGCTCGGTGGGGAAGATCCGGTCCAGGGCCGCCCGGTTCGTCGCGCCGCCACCGGCCCCGAGGCGGGACGCGGGGTCGTGCAGCGCCCGAGCGACCTCGCTGCCGGCACCGCTCCTCGACCCGGCTGTCGCGCCCAGCCGCAGGCAGCGGAAGTCCGAGCCGTAGACCTGGTCGAAGGCGTCGTAGGGGGTCACCGCGCTGGGCAGCCCGGCGGCGGACGCCAGGGCCGGCCCGAGGCCGATCGTCTCGACGTCGGTGACGTTCGGCGTGAACAGGACGAGCCCGTCGCGGGACGCGGCGACCCGCAGGAGGTCCACCTCGTCGAGACGCCAACGGCCGCCGCCGTCCTGGTAGCTGCCCAGTGGAACACCGCCGAGGAGAACGACGTCCTCCTCCACCCGCAGCTCACGGATCAGGGCCAGCACCTCGGCCGCGTAGTCGGCGTCCTCCTCCAGGCTGCCGAACACCAGGAGGTAGGGGGCGGGCAGCCCCGACCGGACGCATGCGGCCCTGGCCGCGGCGAACACCTCGACGGCGATCTCGACGCCCTTGATCCGGAACATCCTGACGGGTACCAGGACCAGCGGGCGATCCGGTGCCAGCCCATGCTGGCGCAGGAACGCGTGATGCCGTTCCTCGAGGTGCCCGGTCGGCACGGTCGGCAGGACGTTCGGGAGCACTCTCGGCACCGCGTCGGTGGGGTACTCGCGGGCCTCCGCGGCCAGCTCCTCCGAGATCACCACCCACCGGACGTGGTCCTCGGCGGTGGGCAGGGGCGTGAACTCGTTCGGCGCGGCGGGATACACCCGCTGACCGTCCTCCACGATGGCGCAGGACCCGAAGAGATCGTGGTCCCAGAACAGCACTCCGCCCGGCCGTCCGCCGGAGCCGTAGCGGGCCCGGACGGCGGCGTGCAGCCCCGCCGTCACCGGCACCGCGTCGGACAGGGTCATGTTGACGGCGACCACCCAGTCGACGTCGTATTCCGCCAACCAGCGGAGGAAGTAGTCCCGGTAGCCTGTCGTCATCGCGGCGATCCGGGAGCGCAGGTCGGCCCGCTCCCCGGCGGTGAGGTCCGTGGCCCGGGCGACCTGGCGGCGCAGGTCCTGCCACCGTTCTGGCAGGTCACCGTGGACCGCGGTGACCACGGAAGAGCTGTCCAGGACGTGCAGCCAGGACGGGTAGCCGTCGACGATGGCACCGCGTGGGTAGAAGTCGCCCTTGTCCGGTCGCCACGAGTAGCCCAGGTCGGCCGGCACCGGTAATTCGACGAGGCCGTCGGTGATACCGATGTCCAACACGTTGCGAAAGATTGTCAGCAGGCCGCTGATCGGCAGCCCGTCCCCCGAGACAAGCCCGAACTTCATGCGAGGCCCCTTCCGGCCGTTCAGCGGATTTCGGTTTGCATGATTGCTTCGACCAGGGTCGCGCCGGAGGACGTGAGCGTCACGGTTCCCGCCGCCCGGTCTATCTGGGCCAGTCCGCGCCGCTCCAGCGACAGGAACCGCTCGCCCCAGTGGCCGCGGAGCAGTGATTCGCTCTCCGGGAACCTCGCGCCGTGCACATCGGCGCGCAGCGGCTGGCACGTGGAAAGCGCCATTCGAATGGCCCGCGTCTCCCGCTCGCGCGGTGAGATGGCGGTGATGGTGTCGAACGGGATGCGGCCGGCGTCGATCTCCTGGAGATAGGTGGCCGGACGCGTGACGGCGCTCGCCTCGGACAGGTCGCTCCAGCTGTAACCGCCCAATCCGATACCGACCTGTGGGACCTGGAGGTGCTGGTCGAGATTCAGGCTGCGCCAGCGCTGCGGCCCGAGGGATTTTTTGGGGAAGTACGTGGTGGGGTGTTCGTAGTAGCCCGCGCCGAGAAGCTTCTCCACGGCCATTTCCCGCATCTGGTACTGCTGCCCCAGGGTGGGCCAGGCGTGTCCCTCGGCTGCGATGCGGGCCCGCACCCCGGCGTCTTCCCACACCGCGGGTGAGACATGGCCGATTGCCGACTGCACCTCGGCGAAGGACCGGAGGTGCAGTTTGATCATCACGACCGTGTCGAAGCCTTCGTCGACCATGACGTCGACGTCGCGCAGGAAACCGTCGACCGACTGACCCGGCAGGCCCCAGACCAGGTCCGCGTCGACCCGGTCGAAACCCCGGGCTCTCGCGTTTCGCAGTGCGGCGAGGGCCTGCTGCCCGGTGTGGCGGCGGTTCGCGAGTCTCAGCAGCTCGTCGTCGAAGGACTGGACGCCGTACGTCAGCGTGTGGAAGCCGTGCGCGGCCAGGACGCCCAGGTGGTCGTCGGTGATGCTGTCGGGGCTGCCCTCGGCGCGCAGCGAGGTGTCCTCGGTGAACCGGAAGCTCTTCCGGTAGAACGTCAGAAGGCGGTCCAGCTCGGCGGGCGGGACGGCCGTGGGTGTGCCGCCGAAGAGGCAGAACTCACCGACCGGTGTCTGCCGCATGGACGGGACCGCGGCCAGCCAGAGCCCGGCCTCGGCGATGTTGGCGTCCACCCACCGCCGCGCGGTTGCCTCGGCGGTGTCGGTCTGGTGGTTGAGCACCAGGATCGGAAATTGACAGAAATTGCATCGGTATCGGCACAGCGGGATGTTGGCCCACAGGTGGAACGAGGGGGACCGGGCAATTGTGTGGTGCAGGTCCGACAGGAGTCTCTCGCTCGATGTTTCTTGCTCGTCGCCGGGAAAGACATGCGTGAACGCCTCTTCGGAAACATATTCCAACAGGTGCGCGTTCCGGGGATCTGACAGGACGTCGACGATGCCCGCTCGCGGGAACGCATCGTCGTGCTGGTGCAGGCTCCACAGCGCGGCACTGCGGTCGTACGCATGAGGTTCGACGCGCAGCCCGTCAGTCATCGCCATCGTTCCCCCGATTGATGAACCATTAAAGGCAGCCAATGAACCTGACACTTTATACGTCTGTCACAATGCTCGGCAAGGGTCTTGACGGAAGAATGTTCTTGATCTAGTATGCGGTTGGCGTCACTTAGTCGCAAACGAGACTCGCAGGCTCGGGCATCGTTTCCGATCGGCGTCCGGGGGCCGAGGTGACAGTCGTCTTCGGGGATACTTCCTCATTGTTCCGGCGCAAACGGTGCGCCCGTCGACCCGGCAATTGACGATCGAACACGTCCGGCAAATCTGGTGGAGGGCGCAGCGTGGTGGAGCAACCGGATGACGGAAACGGGCCGGCCCGCGTGGTGATTGTCGGTGGCGGTCTCGCCGGGCTCGAACTGGCTCGCCACCTGGACGTCGCGGGCGTCGACGGTGTGGTCGTGGTCGAGGCGGGACCCGACGGGGACCGGCGGCATGTCAACGCCGTGCACGACCCCGGGGCCGCGCTCGACATGTGGCTGGACTCGGACACCGCCGCTGACCTGTGGCGGCCGTGGGAATCGGCCACCCCGCCGTTCTACACCCGGCACGGCGGGCTGCGCCGCCGCCTGGGCGGACGGTCGCTCTACTGGCACGGCGTCATCCTGCCGATCGAACCGTGGGCGCTTGCCAGCCCGCCCTGGCCCGCAACCGTCGTCACCGACCTGACCGAGTCCTGGAACGGTGGACCGGGCCTGTACGAGCGGGTGAGCGACGACCTGGCGCGGTGGCGGTCCGAGGTGCCGGCGCCGCCGCCCCCGCCACCGCTGACCGTGGCCGGATGGCGTCTCCAACCGACGCCGAAGGCGCTACGGCCGGCGGGTCGCGCCGGTTGGGAGGCCTACAGCCCGCTGTCGTACTGGACGACGCCCGGCCGGGCCCCCTCGACGCGGTTCCGCACCGACGCGCGGGTCCTCGGCGTGCTCGTCGACGACGGACGAGCCGTCGGCGTCCGCGTCGTCGACGGTGCCGGACACACCGGCGACGTACGCTGCGACACGGTGGTTCTCGCCGCCGGGACCATCGAGAACAGCCGGCTGGCGATCCAGGCCCGGCACGACGTCGGGGTCTCGTCGGGCTCCGAGCTGAGCGGGCTCGCCGACCACATCGAGCAGGGCATCATGGTGGTCCTCGACGTCGATCGACTGCCGCCCGCGATCGCCGAGCTGGCCCTCGCCGACTCGTCGCACCAGATGCCGGTGGCCGGCTCCCGCACGCGCCTGTTCACCCGGTTCTATCCGCTGACCGGCAGCGACGGCAAGCGGGTGGTGCTGGAGGCGTTCGCGACGGGCGAGCAGGTCTCCGACTCGTACGCAAGCGTGCGGTGCCGGGTCGACGCCCGGTGGCCCTGGCCGACGACGGTGCACGCCGGTCTGTCGCCGGCCGACCGGGATGTCGTCGAGGAGGGTCGGCGGATCCTGACCGCGTTCTGGCAGGACCTGGCGGCGCTCGTCGGCCTGCCGCCCGGCGACGTGTCGTTCCCGTCCTTCGACGACCCGGACCGGACGGTGGCCGACGTGCTGCTCGGCCTCGGCGGAGACGTCGAGGTCGGGACGCCGACCGGATGGTG is a window from the Micromonospora sp. DSM 45708 genome containing:
- the gntD gene encoding guanitoxin biosynthesis L-enduracididine beta-hydroxylase GntD, producing the protein MPLDTTIMRYTLSPRDVAVVRSVIDELDGLVEPPTDPAFYDRHWDAYLRLPTGLRVFLERFRRDEPAAGCLVQGFPTPDEEVDATPDHWESALASRTGSRQEIFMALCGLALGDPFTWSTLQTGAMIQNILPIRGEEQRQSGHSSDVFLEFHTEDGFHPARCDYLLLFGMRNHDAVPTYLASVRDVRLSDEDRAVLSRPRFLIRPDDEHVRQLRQRHPDHPALGRATAMREAPEPVSVLFGAELHPYLRIDRPFMRCVDDDPVAQRAVEALMTELRRVSRPVVIEPGSLLVVDNYLAVHGRKAFRSRYDGTDRWLKRMIVSRDLRTTAVRGHAAGGRVLF
- a CDS encoding radical SAM protein; translated protein: MTDGLRVEPHAYDRSAALWSLHQHDDAFPRAGIVDVLSDPRNAHLLEYVSEEAFTHVFPGDEQETSSERLLSDLHHTIARSPSFHLWANIPLCRYRCNFCQFPILVLNHQTDTAEATARRWVDANIAEAGLWLAAVPSMRQTPVGEFCLFGGTPTAVPPAELDRLLTFYRKSFRFTEDTSLRAEGSPDSITDDHLGVLAAHGFHTLTYGVQSFDDELLRLANRRHTGQQALAALRNARARGFDRVDADLVWGLPGQSVDGFLRDVDVMVDEGFDTVVMIKLHLRSFAEVQSAIGHVSPAVWEDAGVRARIAAEGHAWPTLGQQYQMREMAVEKLLGAGYYEHPTTYFPKKSLGPQRWRSLNLDQHLQVPQVGIGLGGYSWSDLSEASAVTRPATYLQEIDAGRIPFDTITAISPRERETRAIRMALSTCQPLRADVHGARFPESESLLRGHWGERFLSLERRGLAQIDRAAGTVTLTSSGATLVEAIMQTEIR
- a CDS encoding inositol monophosphatase family protein, whose protein sequence is METPLHDDLLLAHRLADLADETSLPFHRRQVPHHSKHDGTPVSAADIATEAAVLRKLGDERPDDAVLTEESGGHGAAERRWIIDPIDGTESFLAGGRAWGTHVALEVAGEVRVAVITRPCDRLRWWAVRGGGAYRSDSATPMATGTPLRVSARSHLRHARAGGFISVDSGARVALSGRATWVEDPVSIVGALLEGSVDIVLDDGGQVWDVAPRTLLVSEAGGRFCDPHGGSRLDLGGGLYTNNPLQAPVRELLRGHRFDGPPRTVWR
- a CDS encoding glycosyltransferase family protein, which codes for MKFGLVSGDGLPISGLLTIFRNVLDIGITDGLVELPVPADLGYSWRPDKGDFYPRGAIVDGYPSWLHVLDSSSVVTAVHGDLPERWQDLRRQVARATDLTAGERADLRSRIAAMTTGYRDYFLRWLAEYDVDWVVAVNMTLSDAVPVTAGLHAAVRARYGSGGRPGGVLFWDHDLFGSCAIVEDGQRVYPAAPNEFTPLPTAEDHVRWVVISEELAAEAREYPTDAVPRVLPNVLPTVPTGHLEERHHAFLRQHGLAPDRPLVLVPVRMFRIKGVEIAVEVFAAARAACVRSGLPAPYLLVFGSLEEDADYAAEVLALIRELRVEEDVVLLGGVPLGSYQDGGGRWRLDEVDLLRVAASRDGLVLFTPNVTDVETIGLGPALASAAGLPSAVTPYDAFDQVYGSDFRCLRLGATAGSRSGAGSEVARALHDPASRLGAGGGATNRAALDRIFPTEPWRRMLHDLQAHLSGEADTRSLPATPAPSFSQT
- a CDS encoding phosphotransferase, whose amino-acid sequence is MTLDDGREVVVKVRQAAARIQACEAVHRHLWSAGFPCARLLAGPLEEDGRCVTVEELVRPAPSETGMAADVTDSAAGLARLVTQASSMGPLPALDPPPPWVWWDHRQEGPWPIPDDRPEDLNAHPGPAWLDEVGRRVRERLRAYRLPPVIGHGDWEAQNVLWNGGRLHVVHDWDSVVSLPEAAVAGAAAGVFAVVGGVPGAPTVRQTAAFVDAYERARGLSWSRDDREVCWAAGLWVRAFNAKKASLDPGGDAVAAGFREEALERLRRSGA
- a CDS encoding GMC family oxidoreductase; protein product: MVEQPDDGNGPARVVIVGGGLAGLELARHLDVAGVDGVVVVEAGPDGDRRHVNAVHDPGAALDMWLDSDTAADLWRPWESATPPFYTRHGGLRRRLGGRSLYWHGVILPIEPWALASPPWPATVVTDLTESWNGGPGLYERVSDDLARWRSEVPAPPPPPPLTVAGWRLQPTPKALRPAGRAGWEAYSPLSYWTTPGRAPSTRFRTDARVLGVLVDDGRAVGVRVVDGAGHTGDVRCDTVVLAAGTIENSRLAIQARHDVGVSSGSELSGLADHIEQGIMVVLDVDRLPPAIAELALADSSHQMPVAGSRTRLFTRFYPLTGSDGKRVVLEAFATGEQVSDSYASVRCRVDARWPWPTTVHAGLSPADRDVVEEGRRILTAFWQDLAALVGLPPGDVSFPSFDDPDRTVADVLLGLGGDVEVGTPTGWCSLLGTVDHEGGTLPVGGLLDERQEFRDIRGLYAVGPSTFARSGAANPSLTTLALSRRLAGLLAKALP